One Rosa chinensis cultivar Old Blush chromosome 5, RchiOBHm-V2, whole genome shotgun sequence genomic region harbors:
- the LOC112163719 gene encoding cytochrome P450 71D9, giving the protein MELLQSPSLQALLIFSLFLIALLKIAKRGKTKDSTSNLPPGPWKLPFIGNLHQLVGCLPHHGLRDLAEIHGPLMYLRLGEVPTLVVSSAEWAKEVMKTHDTIFASRPHTLATRILTYRGTNIGFSPYGEYWRELRKICKLELLSTKRVQSFRRIREEEVLKLIKWIASRPGVPINLTEEIYSCTYCTTSRAAFGKKSEDHEKAIYIGKEAAKVAGGFALADVFPSVNLLHVISGMRAKLEKLHKEADMIMENIIKEHKEGKTTTKSQGEGESEEDLVDVLLKYHDHSCLKFSLTVENIKAVIQDIFGAGSETPSTTVDWVMAEMIKNPRTMKMTQDEVREVFNKKGHVDETGIKDMKYLNLVIKETLRLHPSSPLLLPRECRETCEIAGYKIPVKTKVVINAWAIGRDPKYWTEPEIFYPERFLDSSIDYKGNNFEYIPFGAGRRICPGISYGLANVELLVALLLYYFDWKLPYEMKNEDLDMTEDFGVTVRRKEDLHLVPTPYYPPPTTRS; this is encoded by the exons ATGGAGCTGCTTCAATCTCCTTCCTTACAAGCTCTGCTtatattttctctctttctcattgCACTACTGAAAATAGCCAAGCGAGGCAAAACCAAAGACTCCACTTCAAACTTACCCCCCGGACCATGGAAGCTACCCTTCATAGGAAACTTGCACCAGCTCGTTGGCTGTCTACCCCATCACGGCCTCAGAGACTTGGCTGAGATACATGGACCTCTTATGTACTTGAGGCTTGGAGAAGTTCCAACTCTAGTTGTTTCGTCAGCAGAGTGGGCCAAGGAAGTGATGAAAACCCACGACACCATCTTTGCGTCGAGACCCCATACCCTTGCTACCAGGATCTTGACTTATCGTGGTACAAACATTGGTTTTTCACCATATGGTGAATACTGGAGAGAACTACGAAAAATTTGCAAACTAGAGCTTTTAAGCACAAAGCGTGTCCAATCGTTTCGACGAATTAGGGAAGAAGAGGTCTTGAAACTGATTAAATGGATTGCATCAAGGCCAGGAGTACCCATCAATCTCACTGAGGAAATCTACTCATGCACATACTGCACAACTTCGAGAGCAGCCTTTGGTAAAAAAAGTGAAGATCATGAAAAAGCCATTTATATTGGGAAGGAAGCTGCAAAAGTGGCAGGAGGCTTTGCACTTGCAGATGTTTTCCCCTCTGTCAATTTGCTGCATGTGATTAGTGGAATGAGAGCTAAGCTCGAGAAGCTGCATAAGGAAGCTGACATGATAATGGAAAATATCatcaaagaacataaagaaGGCAAGACAACAACAAAATCTCAGGGCGAGGGTGAATCAGAGGAAGACTTGGTAGATGTTCTCTTAAAGTATCACGATCATAGTTGCCTGAAGTTTTCCCTAACTGTTGAAAACATCAAAGCTGTAATCCAG GACATCTTTGGTGCTGGGAGTGAGACACCATCCACAACTGTGGATTGGGTAATGGCAGAGATGATAAAGAATCCAAGAACAATGAAAATGACACAAGATGAGGTGAGAGAAGTGTTTAACAAAAAAGGGCATGTTGATGAAACTGGAATCAAGGATATGAAATATTTGAACTTAGTTATCAAAGAGACATTGAGATTACACCCTTCGTCTCCCTTGCTGCTTCCAAgagaatgtagagagacttGTGAGATAGCTGGATATAAAATACCTgtcaaaacaaaggtagttaTTAATGCATGGGCAATTGGTAGAGATCCAAAGTATTGGACGGAGCCTGAAATCTTTTATCCTGAGCGGTTTCTTGATAGCTCCATTGACTATAAGGGAAACAACTTTGAATATATACCATTTGGTGCTGGAAGGAGAATATGTCCCGGCATATCCTATGGTTTGGCGAATGTGGAGCTCCTAGTTGCTTTGTTGTTGTACTATTTTGATTGGAAACTCCCCTATGAAATGAAGAATGAAGACTTGGACATGACTGAGGATTTTGGTGTTACCGTTCGCAGAAAAGAAGATTTACACTTGGTTCCCACTCCCTATTATCCTCCACCAACTACAAGATCGTAA